One Actinoplanes missouriensis 431 DNA segment encodes these proteins:
- a CDS encoding esterase-like activity of phytase family protein: MRSSLAALLAGALIIAAPAPADATRQTTASCSPDASLLGFSDALDKTTFDGTPVAGLSALALTARDRGLALVDNIGATPARVYSVTGLGSTPRITGITRLGSYTGADFDGEGLVAERDGRTILVSSEKEPSIRRFRLSDGKELASLPVPARFRVTPAGEAAVNQTFEALTVTPDGRRLYAGMEGALAADGAGFNRIIGYGGKPGSAYTPQEQFAYRTDANLGLVELIALGDEQFLSVERGFTAGVGNTVRVFRVSATGAPDVSGVAGLSTLTDPRAWLGKELLFDVADCPPSGATAKQPQPNPLLDNIEGAALGRSLPGGRRVLHLISDDNGSATQVTRVYSFAVTLRGEATLDKRAIIPATAYQPGPVSGTQLSTEPVLGITAPFPGQPIPGFSAVIPGSSRGRYLAMPDNGFGTKTNSADFLLRAYDIKPDYGTGRVAIKGHINFRDPDRRVPFPIVNENTADRLLTGADFDVESLARDSRGNLWIGDEFGPYLIKVDRTGKVLQAPIPLPDGGKSPQSPDLAAGETPTVPASRGFEALAVSGDGKTLYPILEGARTDDADQRRRIVYEFSVPANRYTGRTWSLRVDDPSLVVGDAAVLDSRRILFIERDNAMGVQSRVKRLVVTDLDRASDAGVLPRRTAADLLRIADPTGVSTPARPGEYGVGELFSFPLQSVESVLPLGGDRVLVANDNNFPGNDGRIPGRADDTELIEITVPGL; the protein is encoded by the coding sequence GTGAGATCTTCCTTAGCCGCGCTCCTGGCCGGCGCCCTGATCATCGCTGCCCCGGCACCCGCTGACGCGACACGACAGACGACCGCGTCCTGCTCACCGGACGCGAGTCTGCTCGGTTTCTCCGACGCCCTCGACAAGACCACCTTCGACGGCACCCCGGTGGCGGGTCTGTCCGCGCTGGCCCTGACGGCACGCGACAGGGGCCTCGCCCTCGTCGACAACATCGGCGCCACCCCGGCCCGCGTCTACTCCGTGACCGGCCTCGGCTCGACCCCGAGGATCACCGGCATCACCCGGCTCGGCTCGTACACCGGCGCCGACTTCGACGGCGAGGGCCTGGTCGCCGAGAGGGACGGCCGGACGATCCTGGTCAGTTCGGAGAAGGAGCCGTCGATCCGCCGGTTCCGCCTCTCCGACGGCAAGGAGCTCGCGTCGCTGCCGGTCCCGGCCCGTTTCCGGGTCACCCCGGCCGGCGAGGCCGCGGTCAACCAGACGTTCGAGGCGCTCACCGTCACCCCGGACGGACGCCGGCTCTACGCCGGCATGGAGGGGGCACTCGCGGCGGACGGCGCCGGCTTCAACCGCATCATCGGGTACGGGGGTAAGCCCGGTTCCGCCTACACCCCCCAGGAGCAGTTCGCCTACCGTACCGACGCGAACCTCGGCCTGGTCGAGCTGATCGCGCTCGGTGACGAGCAGTTCCTCTCGGTCGAGCGCGGTTTCACCGCCGGCGTCGGCAACACGGTCCGCGTCTTCCGGGTGTCGGCGACCGGCGCCCCGGACGTCAGCGGCGTGGCCGGCCTGTCCACGCTGACCGACCCGCGCGCCTGGCTCGGCAAGGAGCTGCTCTTCGACGTGGCGGACTGCCCGCCGTCGGGCGCCACCGCGAAGCAGCCGCAGCCGAACCCGCTGCTCGACAACATCGAGGGCGCCGCGCTGGGCCGCTCGCTGCCCGGCGGCCGGCGGGTGCTGCACCTGATCTCGGACGACAACGGCAGCGCCACCCAGGTCACCCGGGTCTACAGCTTCGCGGTGACGCTGCGCGGCGAGGCCACCCTGGACAAGCGGGCGATCATCCCGGCGACCGCGTACCAGCCGGGCCCGGTCTCCGGCACGCAGCTCTCCACCGAGCCGGTCCTCGGCATCACCGCGCCGTTCCCGGGTCAGCCGATCCCCGGTTTCTCCGCGGTCATCCCCGGCTCGTCGCGGGGACGCTACCTGGCGATGCCGGACAACGGGTTCGGCACGAAGACCAACTCGGCGGACTTCCTGCTGCGCGCCTACGACATCAAACCCGATTACGGTACGGGCCGGGTCGCCATCAAGGGACACATCAATTTCCGCGACCCCGACCGCCGGGTGCCGTTCCCGATCGTCAACGAGAACACGGCGGACCGGTTGCTCACCGGCGCCGACTTCGACGTCGAGTCGCTCGCCCGGGACAGCCGGGGCAACCTGTGGATCGGTGACGAGTTCGGCCCGTACCTGATCAAGGTGGACCGGACCGGGAAGGTCCTGCAGGCGCCGATCCCGCTGCCGGACGGCGGGAAGTCGCCGCAGTCGCCGGACCTCGCCGCCGGGGAGACCCCGACCGTGCCGGCCAGCCGCGGGTTCGAGGCGCTCGCCGTCAGCGGGGACGGTAAGACGCTCTACCCGATCCTGGAGGGCGCCCGCACCGACGACGCCGATCAGCGCCGCCGGATCGTCTACGAGTTCTCGGTGCCCGCCAACCGGTACACCGGGCGGACCTGGTCGCTGCGGGTCGACGACCCGTCGCTGGTCGTCGGCGACGCGGCCGTGCTGGACTCCCGGCGCATCCTCTTCATCGAACGGGACAACGCGATGGGCGTACAGTCCCGGGTGAAACGCCTGGTGGTCACCGACCTGGACCGGGCCTCCGACGCCGGGGTCCTGCCCCGGCGGACCGCCGCCGACCTGCTGCGCATCGCCGACCCGACGGGCGTGTCCACGCCGGCGCGGCCCGGTGAGTACGGCGTCGGCGAGCTGTTCTCGTTCCCGCTGCAGTCGGTCGAGTCGGTGCTGCCGCTCGGCGGTGACCGGGTGCTGGTGGCGAACGACAACAACTTCCCCGGCAACGACGGCCGCATCCCCGGACGGGCCGACGACACCGAGCTGATCGAGATCACCGTCCCCGGTCTGTGA
- a CDS encoding GDSL-type esterase/lipase family protein — MRRKIGAVLTAGVLALFPAPARADPGAAGAGITVGHPADGQIVPTGPLTVTGSAQAGPVGIRSVTVERDGRPPFPATVGDRGDFTAAVGTIGAGVHRIVVRAVLADGRTVEHEQWFTGRATSRYVALGDSWTAGVGAGPYRDRGCRRAAKGWPARVKAPGRAALTVEACADWTGTPDRLRRLDADTDLVTVTFGGDDVGLTELAAFCATRTACATRPFVGRDVSLDEWARARIGLLRAKLDDLYRQIRARVRPDTTIVAVTYPHLPACADRPGITRGERRWLNDRIDDLDALIIERAAKGGLVVADVRGGCGSFPPDRQGAIRYAETVSRAIRTGTPAAPAAGTAPMTGTVPATSARPTTSTTPTTSTTPAAGTAPARPAGRAAVALPRTGMPGWALPATGAGIVLILLGAALIRVTHRD; from the coding sequence ATGAGACGGAAGATCGGCGCCGTGCTGACGGCCGGCGTGCTCGCCCTGTTCCCCGCGCCCGCCCGGGCCGATCCCGGTGCGGCGGGCGCGGGGATCACCGTCGGTCACCCGGCGGACGGGCAGATCGTCCCCACCGGACCGCTCACCGTGACCGGTTCGGCGCAGGCCGGTCCGGTGGGGATCCGCTCGGTGACGGTGGAACGGGACGGGCGGCCCCCGTTCCCGGCGACCGTCGGCGACCGCGGTGACTTCACGGCGGCGGTCGGCACGATCGGGGCCGGGGTGCACCGGATCGTGGTGCGGGCGGTCCTCGCCGACGGCCGGACCGTGGAGCACGAGCAGTGGTTCACCGGACGGGCGACGAGCCGTTACGTCGCACTCGGCGACTCCTGGACGGCGGGGGTGGGCGCCGGGCCGTACCGTGATCGGGGTTGCCGCCGCGCCGCGAAGGGCTGGCCGGCGCGGGTGAAGGCGCCCGGCCGCGCCGCGCTCACGGTCGAGGCGTGCGCGGACTGGACCGGGACACCCGATCGGCTGCGCCGGCTCGACGCCGACACCGACCTGGTGACCGTCACGTTCGGCGGCGACGACGTGGGCCTCACCGAGCTGGCCGCGTTCTGCGCCACCCGGACGGCCTGCGCCACCCGGCCGTTCGTGGGCCGCGACGTGTCCCTCGACGAGTGGGCCCGCGCCCGGATCGGGTTGCTGCGCGCCAAGCTCGACGACCTCTACCGGCAGATCCGTGCCCGGGTGCGGCCGGACACCACGATCGTCGCCGTGACCTATCCGCACCTGCCCGCCTGCGCGGACCGGCCCGGGATCACCCGGGGTGAGCGGCGCTGGCTGAACGACCGGATCGACGACCTCGACGCGCTGATCATCGAGCGGGCGGCGAAGGGCGGTCTCGTGGTCGCCGACGTGCGCGGCGGCTGCGGCTCGTTCCCACCCGATCGACAAGGCGCGATCCGGTACGCCGAGACGGTCTCCCGCGCGATCCGGACCGGCACACCCGCCGCGCCCGCGGCCGGCACCGCGCCCATGACCGGCACCGTGCCTGCGACCAGCGCCAGGCCCACGACCAGCACCACGCCCACGACCAGCACCACACCTGCGGCCGGCACCGCGCCGGCACGACCCGCCGGCCGCGCCGCTGTCGCGCTGCCCCGCACCGGTATGCCCGGCTGGGCCCTGCCGGCCACCGGTGCCGGAATCGTCCTGATCCTGCTCGGCGCGGCCCTCATCCGGGTCACCCACCGTGATTGA